In Nostoc sp. UHCC 0926, a single genomic region encodes these proteins:
- a CDS encoding pyridoxal phosphate-dependent aminotransferase produces the protein MESLTSRMQAVQSPIIPVVGELIKNSPGTISLGQGVVYYNPPPEVREFLPKFFAEPTNNLYKSVEGIPPLLTALAGKLQAFNNIEINGENCIVVTAGSNMGFMNAILAITNPGDEIILNTPYYFNHEMAIAMAGCRAVLVATDENYQLRKEAIAQAITPKTRAVVTISPNNPTGVVYSEAALRQVNQICGTRGIYHISDEAYEYFTYNGVKHVSPGAFGNSSKYTISLFSLSKAYGFASWRIGYMVIPKHLFVAVKKVQDTILICPPVISQYAAFGALQAKEEYLKSNIGAIAQVRQLVLDCLNRLQGLCSITPANGAFYFFLKVNTQMDAFELVKRLIQEHKVAVIPGTTFGMDDGCYLRVAYGALQKDTAKEGIERLVQGLETIVGS, from the coding sequence ATGGAATCCCTAACCTCTCGTATGCAGGCGGTACAGTCGCCAATTATTCCTGTGGTTGGGGAACTGATTAAAAACTCCCCTGGAACAATCTCTCTAGGACAGGGTGTTGTTTATTACAACCCACCACCGGAAGTCAGAGAATTTTTACCCAAATTCTTCGCCGAACCCACTAATAATTTATACAAATCAGTTGAAGGAATTCCGCCATTGTTGACAGCACTTGCAGGAAAATTGCAAGCTTTCAACAACATTGAAATCAATGGGGAAAACTGCATCGTCGTGACAGCGGGAAGCAATATGGGATTTATGAATGCTATTCTTGCTATCACTAACCCAGGCGATGAAATTATTCTGAATACGCCCTACTATTTCAACCACGAAATGGCGATCGCAATGGCTGGTTGTCGTGCAGTGTTAGTGGCGACGGATGAAAATTATCAATTGCGAAAAGAAGCGATCGCTCAAGCAATTACTCCCAAAACACGGGCTGTAGTCACAATTTCCCCGAATAATCCGACTGGAGTTGTCTATTCGGAAGCGGCATTGCGCCAAGTAAATCAAATTTGTGGCACTCGCGGGATTTACCATATCAGCGATGAAGCCTATGAATACTTTACCTATAACGGGGTAAAACACGTTTCCCCTGGTGCATTTGGGAATAGTAGCAAGTACACCATTTCTCTGTTTAGCCTTTCCAAAGCATACGGTTTTGCCAGTTGGCGCATTGGCTACATGGTGATTCCCAAACACTTATTTGTTGCTGTCAAAAAAGTCCAGGATACGATTTTGATTTGTCCGCCAGTGATTTCCCAATATGCAGCTTTCGGGGCATTACAAGCAAAAGAGGAGTATTTGAAGAGTAATATAGGTGCGATCGCTCAAGTGCGACAATTAGTATTAGACTGCCTTAACCGCTTACAAGGTTTATGTAGCATTACACCCGCTAATGGCGCTTTCTATTTTTTCCTCAAGGTTAATACTCAGATGGATGCTTTTGAGTTAGTTAAAAGACTAATCCAAGAACATAAAGTAGCAGTTATTCCAGGTACAACCTTTGGCATGGATGACGGATGCTACCTGCGCGTTGCCTATGGTGCGCTGCAAAAAGATACAGCGAAAGAAGGTATAGAAAGATTAGTGCAAGGTCTGGAAACTATAGTTGGGAGTTAG
- a CDS encoding DUF1802 family protein: MLMELTTTFHALKEWAVAVNALEDGKTIMLLRKGGIHERNGHFQVAHKQILLYPTYEHQQAFMLKPEYANHVYPVTSGWHPETVRIGSWAEITDILPVSDEFLVNALLPFHIWNEHFISDRLKWKPRQPLYILLLRTYQLAQQEIPYHPKYGGCKSWIDLDQPIHLQGAKPVLSDFAYTQLVETIRGIVGDKLYAPSF; encoded by the coding sequence ATGCTGATGGAATTGACTACAACTTTTCATGCTCTCAAAGAATGGGCAGTCGCCGTAAATGCCTTGGAAGATGGTAAAACAATTATGTTGCTCCGCAAAGGCGGTATCCATGAACGAAATGGACATTTCCAAGTTGCTCACAAGCAAATTTTGCTTTACCCTACTTATGAACATCAACAAGCTTTCATGCTCAAACCTGAGTATGCTAATCATGTATATCCAGTAACATCAGGTTGGCATCCAGAGACAGTTCGCATCGGCAGTTGGGCTGAAATTACAGATATTTTGCCAGTTAGTGACGAATTTCTTGTCAACGCCTTGCTTCCCTTCCATATTTGGAACGAGCATTTTATTAGCGATCGCCTCAAATGGAAACCACGCCAGCCGCTTTATATTCTCCTCCTGCGGACATATCAACTAGCTCAACAAGAAATTCCCTACCACCCTAAATACGGTGGTTGCAAGTCATGGATTGATTTAGATCAACCAATTCACTTGCAAGGAGCAAAACCAGTTTTGTCTGACTTTGCATACACCCAATTAGTAGAGACAATTCGCGGCATTGTCGGCGATAAGTTGTATGCTCCATCTTTCTAA
- the ggt gene encoding gamma-glutamyltransferase: MLTVVKPKRVALAIFSFSVLLYSQVASAALTLPLHSKKGMVVSAHPLASEAGILMLRKGGNAVDAAVATTFAISVVEPFSAGIGGGGFLLMHSEKTGEMKALDFRERAPLKATKNMYLDAEGKVRPNASINGYLAVGTPGTVAGLYEVHRRYGKLPWQEVIKPAIALAKDGFVIGDVATWRSLQTNQSNKQALLKNPALREIFTRNGEFYKPGDKLVQSDLARTLTAIAQNPQSFYSGSIARAIASDMVKNGGLITLEDLKAYKPIWRTPVCGNFRKAKICSMPPPSSGGVHLLQILNIIGDTDLKSLGWHHPDAIHLMVEAMKIAYADRSEYLGDPDFVKVPVQELLSPAYAKKRRQEINMQVARPSTEVKPVDRKILQRFSQANNQSLGENIIPLSAQSLKLHATQYESPQTTHLTVVDEERNAVSLTFTINLSFGAGVVTPGTGIVLNNEMDDFASAPGVPNAFGLVGNDANSIAPRKTPLSSMTPTIVTESGHFRMAAGAPGGSTIITQVLQVILNVLEYNMDVGAAVSVPRIHHQWLPDELRVESWGLDALTVQDLRRRGHKIKETAPWGNGNAIAVTADGTLEGAADPRGEGSPKGL; this comes from the coding sequence ATGCTTACTGTTGTTAAACCCAAGCGAGTTGCACTCGCAATCTTTTCCTTCAGCGTCTTACTTTACAGCCAAGTTGCCTCAGCCGCTTTAACTTTACCCCTACACAGCAAAAAGGGAATGGTAGTTTCGGCCCATCCCCTAGCAAGTGAGGCGGGAATTTTGATGTTACGCAAAGGTGGTAATGCAGTGGATGCAGCTGTAGCCACAACCTTTGCAATATCAGTAGTTGAGCCTTTTTCAGCAGGAATCGGCGGCGGCGGATTTTTACTGATGCATTCTGAGAAAACTGGCGAGATGAAAGCGCTAGATTTTCGGGAACGCGCTCCCCTGAAAGCTACAAAAAATATGTATCTGGATGCAGAAGGAAAGGTGCGTCCGAATGCAAGTATCAATGGTTATTTAGCAGTAGGGACACCAGGAACGGTAGCGGGACTTTATGAAGTGCATCGTCGCTATGGTAAGCTACCTTGGCAAGAGGTAATCAAACCTGCGATCGCACTGGCTAAAGATGGCTTTGTTATTGGCGATGTAGCAACTTGGCGTTCTCTGCAAACAAACCAATCCAACAAGCAAGCACTTCTCAAGAATCCAGCACTGCGGGAAATTTTCACTCGCAACGGCGAATTTTATAAACCAGGTGACAAGCTAGTGCAGAGTGATTTGGCCCGCACCTTAACAGCAATTGCCCAAAATCCCCAAAGTTTTTACAGCGGAAGTATTGCTCGGGCGATCGCCTCTGATATGGTAAAAAATGGTGGTTTAATTACTCTAGAAGACCTGAAAGCCTACAAACCAATCTGGCGCACTCCCGTTTGTGGCAATTTTCGTAAAGCTAAAATTTGCTCAATGCCACCACCTTCATCGGGAGGTGTTCATCTATTGCAGATTTTAAATATTATCGGTGACACTGATTTAAAATCTTTAGGATGGCATCATCCCGATGCTATACATTTAATGGTAGAAGCAATGAAAATTGCTTACGCCGATCGCTCAGAATATTTAGGCGATCCAGATTTTGTCAAAGTCCCTGTACAAGAACTGCTCAGTCCAGCTTACGCCAAAAAACGCCGTCAAGAAATTAATATGCAAGTGGCTCGACCCTCGACCGAGGTCAAGCCAGTAGATAGAAAGATACTACAACGTTTTAGTCAAGCTAATAATCAGAGTTTAGGAGAAAATATCATTCCGTTATCTGCTCAATCTCTGAAACTGCACGCGACTCAATATGAATCTCCCCAAACCACTCATCTTACTGTTGTGGATGAAGAACGCAACGCCGTAAGTCTGACTTTCACGATTAATCTCAGTTTTGGTGCTGGTGTGGTGACACCGGGAACTGGAATTGTCCTCAACAATGAGATGGATGATTTTGCTTCTGCGCCAGGAGTGCCTAATGCCTTTGGTTTGGTTGGTAACGATGCCAACAGCATTGCCCCCCGTAAAACTCCTCTATCCAGCATGACTCCCACAATTGTCACAGAAAGCGGTCATTTCCGCATGGCAGCAGGTGCGCCTGGTGGTAGCACCATTATCACCCAGGTTTTACAAGTGATCCTGAATGTGCTGGAATACAACATGGATGTTGGTGCGGCTGTTTCTGTTCCACGCATACATCATCAATGGCTTCCCGATGAATTGCGCGTCGAATCTTGGGGTTTGGATGCTCTAACTGTGCAAGACTTACGCCGTCGGGGACACAAAATTAAGGAAACTGCTCCTTGGGGTAATGGTAACGCGATCGCGGTTACAGCCGATGGAACTTTAGAAGGGGCGGCTGATCCTCGCGGTGAAGGTTCCCCAAAAGGATTGTGA
- a CDS encoding phytochelatin synthase family protein — protein sequence MNAMLIKTSKTFFKALTIGLCISSGSVLSQTLPLSSNLVGFNTPEGEKLLFQSKSKEDFFPLSMQFTTQNNQAYCGVASMVMILNSLQIPAPEVPQYKPYRVFTQENFFSNDNTKKVLTPEAVSHGGMTLDQLGKLLASYGVKVNVYHAADTSLEEFRKQAAENLKQPQNFVLVNYLRKEIGQEKGGHISPLAAYNEEIDRFLILDVSRYKYPPVWVKTTDLWKAMLTNDPSSNKSRGFVFVSKSP from the coding sequence ATGAATGCTATGTTAATAAAAACAAGTAAGACATTTTTCAAAGCTTTAACTATTGGATTATGTATCTCTAGCGGAAGCGTTCTCTCTCAGACATTACCGCTTTCCTCTAACTTAGTAGGTTTTAATACGCCTGAAGGGGAAAAATTATTATTTCAGAGTAAATCAAAAGAAGACTTCTTTCCACTGAGTATGCAATTCACCACTCAAAATAATCAAGCATATTGTGGTGTTGCTAGTATGGTTATGATCCTGAATAGTCTACAAATCCCAGCACCAGAAGTACCCCAGTACAAGCCATATCGAGTATTTACTCAAGAAAACTTTTTTAGCAATGATAATACAAAAAAAGTATTAACACCTGAAGCTGTGTCTCACGGAGGTATGACTCTAGACCAGTTAGGGAAATTACTAGCCAGCTATGGCGTTAAAGTTAATGTTTATCACGCTGCTGACACTAGTTTAGAAGAGTTCCGCAAACAAGCAGCAGAAAATTTAAAACAACCGCAAAATTTCGTTTTAGTAAACTATTTACGTAAAGAAATAGGTCAAGAAAAAGGTGGGCATATTTCCCCTTTAGCAGCATACAATGAGGAAATAGATAGATTTTTAATTCTTGATGTATCTCGTTACAAGTATCCACCAGTTTGGGTAAAAACAACTGATTTATGGAAAGCAATGCTTACAAATGATCCCTCATCAAATAAAAGCCGTGGCTTTGTATTTGTAAGCAAAAGCCCTTGA
- a CDS encoding Uma2 family endonuclease, with protein sequence MHLHSELVLTPGAVLKLVGNWQDYQVLSQQLGDRSSPRIKYRPGEILLMAPLPKHGRDASLLALIVIALLDHLNRIYESFTPITMSLPEVSGIEPDYCFYIENWRAVVSKKRIDWQSAPPDLAIEIDVTSYTDINDFLPYRVPKVWILKSNRLLIYRLLLESYVLTESSYFPNVREIVQQCLQIANEQTTSETIRWLKNFLRGQQ encoded by the coding sequence GTGCATCTTCATAGCGAATTGGTATTAACACCTGGTGCGGTGTTGAAACTTGTGGGAAACTGGCAAGACTATCAAGTATTGAGTCAGCAATTAGGCGATCGCTCCTCGCCTCGGATAAAATATCGACCTGGAGAGATTTTACTGATGGCACCGCTACCTAAGCATGGAAGAGATGCGAGTTTGTTGGCGTTGATAGTAATAGCTCTACTTGACCACTTAAACCGCATATACGAGTCATTTACGCCCATCACCATGAGCTTGCCAGAGGTTAGTGGTATTGAACCAGACTATTGCTTTTACATTGAAAATTGGAGAGCAGTAGTAAGCAAAAAAAGAATTGATTGGCAGTCAGCACCACCAGATTTAGCAATTGAAATAGATGTGACAAGCTATACCGACATTAATGATTTCTTACCTTATCGAGTGCCAAAGGTCTGGATATTAAAAAGTAATCGGTTATTAATTTATAGATTGCTCTTAGAAAGTTATGTGCTTACAGAAAGTAGCTACTTTCCTAACGTTAGAGAAATAGTGCAGCAATGTCTCCAAATTGCAAACGAGCAAACAACAAGTGAAACGATTAGGTGGTTAAAGAACTTTTTGCGTGGACAACAGTAG
- a CDS encoding glycine betaine ABC transporter substrate-binding protein — MKRFLAVCFLTFALLLLITSCTPNLNSSSNGNIIVASKDFTEQDILGELLAEQIEATTNLKVSPRPRLGGSFVCHSAITAGKIDAYIEYTGTAFTGILKQKAVNDPKEVYQRLKQAYAQQFNLEVMPSLGFENTFAMIVRGDDAKRYNIQTLSQATQYTPQWRGGFGYEFLEREDGFPGLAKTYDLRFAKPPQIMDLGLIYRALIQKQVDMVAGNSTDGQISRLGLVVLKDDKKYFPPYEATPIVRQEILKKYPELRKAIASLAGKISADEMRQLNYLVEGELRDIKDVVREFRKSKGLG, encoded by the coding sequence ATGAAAAGATTTTTAGCAGTTTGCTTTTTAACTTTTGCTTTGTTACTGCTAATCACTAGCTGCACACCGAATTTAAATAGTAGTAGCAATGGCAATATTATCGTTGCTTCCAAAGATTTTACTGAACAAGATATTTTAGGTGAACTTTTAGCAGAGCAAATTGAGGCAACAACTAATTTAAAAGTGTCCCCTCGCCCCCGTCTGGGTGGTTCTTTTGTTTGTCATAGCGCTATTACTGCTGGCAAAATTGACGCCTATATTGAGTATACAGGCACAGCTTTTACTGGAATTCTGAAGCAAAAAGCAGTTAATGATCCTAAAGAAGTTTATCAAAGATTAAAACAAGCATATGCCCAGCAATTCAATCTGGAAGTGATGCCAAGCTTGGGTTTTGAAAACACTTTTGCGATGATTGTCCGGGGTGATGATGCCAAACGCTACAACATTCAAACTCTCTCTCAAGCTACTCAATATACACCGCAGTGGCGTGGCGGTTTCGGCTACGAATTTTTAGAACGGGAAGATGGTTTTCCAGGATTAGCTAAAACTTACGATTTACGTTTTGCTAAACCACCCCAAATTATGGACTTGGGTTTAATATATCGGGCTTTGATTCAAAAACAGGTGGATATGGTAGCAGGTAATTCCACTGATGGACAGATTTCTCGCTTGGGTTTAGTTGTACTAAAGGACGATAAAAAATATTTTCCACCTTACGAAGCTACACCAATTGTTCGACAAGAAATATTAAAAAAATATCCCGAATTAAGAAAAGCGATCGCCTCACTTGCCGGAAAGATTTCGGCAGATGAAATGCGGCAATTAAACTATTTAGTTGAGGGTGAATTACGTGATATTAAAGATGTTGTGCGCGAGTTTCGCAAATCCAAAGGATTAGGTTAA
- a CDS encoding ABC transporter permease produces MKNFFLVKYAPEILQHTLEHLFLVGIAIGIAILIGIPLGILITRKTYLRQPILGIANILQTIPSLALFGLLIPVPIIGGIGAVPAIVALIVYSLLPIIRNTYTGITGVDPAIREAGRGMGMTDRQLLLQVEIPLAMGVILAGVRVATVIAIGIATIAAAIGAGGLGVFIFRGISVVNDQLILAGAVPAAGIALLADFAIGWLENKLKIKN; encoded by the coding sequence ATGAAAAATTTCTTCCTCGTTAAGTATGCCCCAGAAATTCTTCAGCATACTCTAGAACACTTATTTTTGGTAGGAATCGCGATCGGAATTGCCATACTTATAGGCATTCCTTTAGGTATTTTGATTACACGCAAAACCTATCTCCGCCAACCAATTCTCGGCATAGCAAATATTCTGCAAACTATTCCTAGTTTGGCACTGTTTGGCTTACTCATTCCGGTTCCTATAATTGGCGGAATTGGCGCAGTACCAGCAATTGTTGCCCTGATTGTATATTCTCTGCTGCCGATAATTCGTAACACTTACACAGGGATTACTGGCGTCGATCCAGCTATTCGGGAAGCTGGGAGAGGGATGGGGATGACAGATAGACAATTATTATTGCAAGTTGAAATTCCCTTGGCAATGGGAGTGATTTTAGCAGGAGTGCGGGTAGCAACGGTAATTGCCATTGGCATTGCAACCATTGCAGCAGCAATTGGTGCTGGTGGTTTGGGAGTGTTTATTTTTCGCGGCATATCAGTAGTGAATGATCAGTTAATTTTAGCTGGTGCAGTTCCGGCGGCGGGAATTGCATTACTGGCTGACTTTGCAATTGGTTGGTTGGAGAATAAATTAAAAATTAAAAATTAA
- a CDS encoding ATP-binding cassette domain-containing protein, producing the protein MPQNNQTAVEFRDVTFSRNHRPLVSNLNFTIHQGEALVLLGRSGSGKTTTMKLINRLFTPTQGEVLFDSIPTTEWDEIKLRRKIGYVIQEIGLFPHFTVERNVGLVPALEGWQSKQIKTRVYELLQLVGLEPAQFAGRYPHELSGGQRQRVGVARALAADPPVLLMDEPFGALDPITRLELQQEFRRLQQELGKTVVFVTHDIQEALVLASRIGLMSGGELVVLGTTDEFMRSQHPESLAFLQCLRSFQDNL; encoded by the coding sequence ATGCCGCAAAATAACCAAACCGCCGTCGAATTCCGCGATGTCACCTTTAGCCGCAATCATCGCCCCTTGGTGTCAAATCTCAATTTCACCATTCATCAAGGAGAAGCACTAGTATTACTCGGACGCAGTGGAAGTGGCAAAACCACGACAATGAAGTTAATTAATCGCCTATTCACACCCACACAAGGCGAAGTTTTATTTGATAGTATTCCGACAACTGAATGGGATGAAATTAAACTGCGGCGAAAAATTGGTTATGTAATTCAAGAAATTGGTTTATTTCCCCATTTCACTGTAGAACGCAATGTGGGTTTAGTCCCGGCTTTGGAAGGTTGGCAATCGAAACAAATAAAAACGCGGGTTTATGAATTGTTGCAATTAGTAGGCTTAGAACCAGCACAATTCGCAGGGCGTTACCCGCACGAACTTTCGGGAGGACAAAGGCAAAGAGTCGGTGTAGCCAGGGCTTTAGCAGCAGATCCGCCAGTGTTGTTGATGGATGAACCCTTTGGCGCACTCGATCCAATTACGCGGCTAGAACTTCAACAAGAGTTTCGGCGTTTGCAGCAAGAGTTAGGCAAGACAGTTGTGTTTGTCACCCATGATATTCAAGAAGCCTTGGTTTTGGCATCGAGAATTGGTTTAATGTCTGGCGGAGAATTGGTAGTATTGGGGACAACAGATGAATTTATGCGATCGCAACACCCAGAAAGCCTAGCTTTTCTTCAATGTCTGCGTTCCTTCCAAGACAATTTATGA
- a CDS encoding ABC-F family ATP-binding cassette domain-containing protein produces MSIITLQSVTKDFGIKEILKDASFSLDATDKVGLIGTNGSGKSTLLKMIAGLESIDSGQVLVNSGSKIIYLSQQPDLDENHTVLEQVFADSGEHTALVREYEELSDKLVHYPDDSQLMSRLSVVMQRMDTSGAWELETNAKIILTKLGISDFDAKIGTLSGGYRKRIALASALLAEPDILLMDEPTNHLDALSVEWLQSYLNRYRGALFLITHDRYFLDRVTNRIIEIDRGDIYTYTGNYSYYLEKKALAEESAVSTQRKHQGLLRRELEWLKKGPKARSTKQKARIDRAHALRDTEFKQVQGKVDISTVGRRIGKKVIELDNISKAYNGRTLINNFTYEFSPEDRIGIIGANGAGKSTLMDMITGRVKPDSGIAEIGTTIHIGYFDQHSEELLTALNENQRVIDYIKEEGEFVKITDGTQITASQMLERFLFPGNQQYAPIHKLSGGEKRRLFLLRVLMSAPNVLILDEPTNDLDVQTLAVLEDYLEDFAGCVIVVSHDRYFLDRTIDTVFSFESGGNLRQYPGNYSVYLDYKKAEEAQQQTANTKEKPKNVEAQNGAASPKDVENTKRRRLSNWEKKEFQQLEGKIAQLEAEKAETEKTLANVSPGNYSQVQKLYEQVESLKQAIDVATERWLELAEMDS; encoded by the coding sequence ATGAGTATTATTACACTCCAGTCAGTAACAAAAGACTTTGGCATCAAGGAAATTTTAAAAGATGCTAGCTTTAGCCTCGATGCTACCGATAAAGTTGGTTTGATTGGTACTAACGGTTCTGGGAAATCAACCTTATTAAAAATGATCGCTGGGTTAGAATCGATAGATAGTGGTCAAGTTTTAGTCAACTCCGGTTCTAAAATCATCTACTTATCCCAGCAGCCAGATTTAGATGAAAATCACACAGTTTTAGAGCAAGTTTTCGCCGACAGTGGCGAACATACAGCTTTGGTGCGTGAATATGAAGAACTGTCAGATAAATTGGTTCACTATCCAGATGATAGCCAACTGATGTCTCGCCTTTCTGTGGTGATGCAACGGATGGATACGAGTGGTGCTTGGGAATTAGAAACCAACGCTAAAATCATCCTCACAAAATTAGGAATTTCTGACTTTGATGCCAAAATAGGGACTTTATCTGGAGGTTATCGCAAGCGTATTGCTCTAGCATCGGCGTTGCTAGCAGAACCCGATATTTTGCTCATGGATGAGCCGACAAACCATCTCGATGCTCTTTCTGTAGAGTGGTTACAAAGTTATTTAAATCGCTATCGCGGTGCGCTTTTTCTTATCACTCACGATCGCTACTTTCTAGATCGCGTTACCAATCGGATCATAGAAATTGACCGAGGCGACATTTACACCTATACAGGTAACTATTCATATTACCTGGAAAAGAAAGCTTTAGCTGAAGAATCTGCTGTAAGTACTCAACGTAAACATCAAGGCTTGTTGCGGCGCGAGTTAGAATGGCTCAAAAAAGGGCCGAAAGCCAGAAGTACCAAGCAAAAAGCTAGAATTGACCGCGCTCATGCTCTGCGGGATACTGAATTTAAACAAGTTCAGGGTAAAGTTGATATTTCTACAGTTGGTCGTCGCATTGGGAAAAAGGTTATTGAATTAGATAACATTTCTAAAGCATACAATGGACGTACCCTGATCAATAATTTTACCTACGAATTTAGCCCAGAAGACCGCATCGGCATCATCGGCGCTAACGGTGCAGGGAAATCCACTTTAATGGATATGATTACTGGGCGGGTTAAGCCCGATTCTGGTATTGCGGAAATTGGTACTACAATTCACATCGGTTATTTTGACCAGCATTCGGAAGAATTGCTCACAGCCTTAAACGAAAATCAGCGCGTGATTGACTATATCAAAGAGGAAGGAGAATTTGTCAAAATTACCGATGGTACTCAAATTACTGCTTCGCAAATGTTGGAGCGGTTTTTGTTTCCTGGTAATCAGCAGTATGCCCCAATCCATAAACTTTCGGGTGGGGAAAAACGCCGTTTATTTCTATTGCGCGTTTTGATGAGTGCGCCCAATGTCTTGATTTTAGATGAACCGACGAACGATTTAGATGTGCAGACATTGGCAGTATTAGAGGATTATTTAGAGGATTTTGCCGGATGTGTAATTGTAGTTTCTCACGATCGCTACTTTCTTGATCGCACCATTGACACAGTATTTTCCTTTGAGTCAGGCGGTAATCTCCGGCAATATCCAGGTAATTACTCAGTTTATCTGGACTATAAGAAGGCTGAAGAGGCACAGCAGCAAACTGCGAATACTAAGGAGAAGCCCAAAAATGTCGAAGCCCAAAATGGTGCGGCTTCACCCAAAGATGTAGAGAATACAAAGCGGCGCAGGTTATCCAATTGGGAAAAAAAAGAATTTCAGCAGTTGGAAGGTAAAATTGCCCAGTTAGAGGCTGAGAAAGCAGAAACCGAGAAAACACTAGCGAATGTCTCACCGGGGAATTATAGCCAAGTACAGAAACTCTACGAACAGGTGGAATCTCTCAAGCAAGCGATCGATGTGGCGACTGAACGCTGGTTAGAATTAGCAGAGATGGATTCTTGA
- a CDS encoding DUF1824 family protein codes for MSTPNPQNLTAEEAKKLLNKFNCLDIAPVLKPSEKSVIRSALILITKLADYQILGICADTAEEGILAMKTYSLALGYEPPNNLLTPEGPVYIKLNGKNGLCYLDSYAGHHRGVLVSCQSYDEDGINEMYGHLPLDLFV; via the coding sequence ATGTCAACCCCCAATCCTCAGAATCTCACCGCCGAAGAAGCGAAAAAATTACTGAATAAATTCAACTGTCTAGACATCGCACCTGTCCTCAAGCCATCAGAAAAATCAGTAATTCGTAGTGCCTTAATTTTAATCACCAAGCTTGCTGATTATCAAATTTTAGGAATTTGTGCTGATACAGCAGAAGAAGGAATACTGGCGATGAAGACCTATTCTTTGGCTTTGGGTTATGAACCACCAAACAATTTACTTACACCTGAAGGCCCAGTTTATATCAAATTAAATGGTAAAAATGGCTTGTGTTATCTCGATTCCTATGCTGGACATCATCGGGGTGTATTAGTATCTTGCCAGTCTTATGACGAAGACGGAATCAACGAAATGTATGGACATCTCCCCTTGGATTTATTTGTATAG
- a CDS encoding prohibitin family protein, with protein MKNQQLGNWQTTVLGIVLAIVVILGLNSFVIINPGQAGVISILGKARDGALLEGIHVKPPFISVIDVYDLTVQKFEVPAESSTKDLQNLSARFAINFRLDPIQVVEVRRKQGTLANIVSKIIAPQTQEAFKIAAARRTVEEAITKRSELKEDFDNALGDRLDKYGIIVLDTSVVDLAFSPEFAKAVEEKQIAEQRAQRAVYVAREAEQEAQADVNRAKGKAESQRLLAETLKAQGGQLVLQKEAIEAWKSGGAQMPKVLVMGGDSKSSVPFMFNLGNVQNQPDSSK; from the coding sequence TTGAAAAATCAGCAATTGGGAAATTGGCAAACCACAGTTTTAGGAATTGTGTTAGCAATAGTAGTGATTCTCGGACTAAATTCCTTTGTCATTATTAATCCTGGACAAGCAGGAGTGATCAGCATCTTGGGTAAAGCTAGAGATGGCGCTTTATTAGAAGGGATTCACGTGAAACCGCCTTTTATCTCCGTGATAGATGTGTATGATTTGACAGTGCAAAAGTTTGAAGTGCCAGCGGAGAGTTCTACTAAGGATTTGCAAAATTTATCTGCAAGATTTGCGATCAACTTTCGCCTCGATCCCATACAGGTCGTTGAAGTTAGAAGGAAACAAGGAACCTTAGCAAATATTGTATCGAAAATCATTGCACCTCAGACACAAGAAGCATTTAAAATTGCCGCAGCCAGAAGAACCGTAGAAGAAGCAATTACCAAAAGAAGTGAGTTGAAAGAAGACTTTGATAATGCGTTAGGCGATCGCTTAGACAAATATGGGATAATTGTGTTAGATACTAGCGTAGTTGACTTAGCGTTCTCACCAGAATTTGCCAAAGCAGTGGAAGAAAAACAAATTGCTGAACAGCGGGCGCAAAGAGCCGTTTATGTAGCACGGGAAGCTGAACAAGAAGCACAAGCAGATGTGAATCGCGCCAAAGGTAAGGCAGAATCTCAAAGACTCTTAGCAGAGACACTCAAAGCCCAAGGAGGACAGTTGGTTCTACAAAAAGAAGCAATTGAAGCTTGGAAGAGTGGCGGCGCTCAGATGCCAAAAGTCCTGGTTATGGGTGGTGACTCAAAAAGCAGTGTCCCCTTCATGTTCAACCTTGGGAATGTCCAAAATCAACCTGATTCGAGTAAATAA